The uncultured Methanomethylovorans sp. genome contains a region encoding:
- a CDS encoding DUF4349 domain-containing protein, with amino-acid sequence MKVDNVSRTVEDIITMTTESGGYVSSSSVYDAYYDTNTRKEGYITMRIPSENYTTFVKDVEN; translated from the coding sequence ATGAAAGTGGACAATGTGTCAAGAACTGTTGAAGATATCATAACAATGACAACTGAATCAGGCGGTTACGTCTCCAGTTCATCTGTTTATGATGCATACTATGACACAAATACTCGTAAAGAAGGCTATATCACTATGAGGATACCTTCGGAGAATTACACCACATTTGTGAAAGATGTCGAGAATTAG
- a CDS encoding anaerobic ribonucleoside-triphosphate reductase activating protein translates to MKANYGTYIPISTVDWYGKAAVVLFLRGCPFCCPYCQNYEILTGSDLVDLKNLQDKIESSIPFISSLVISGGEPLIQKNAVKELAKFAKKKGLLIGIHTNGFFPQVIEELLQESLVDSFFLDIKAPLDDPEAYGKVIGCEEYNLTLEPKEVIERIIKSLRIISKSNVDLEVRTTVIPGLVGSKQDIDSISRFISSYIKNRDIPYVIQQGLPENAMYEHLREIKPFSREELLEMAKAAHPFLHNVWIRTKEAGNEQVNFEFS, encoded by the coding sequence ATGAAAGCCAATTACGGCACATATATACCTATTTCTACAGTAGACTGGTACGGGAAGGCAGCAGTAGTCCTCTTTTTAAGAGGATGTCCTTTCTGCTGCCCATACTGCCAGAACTATGAGATCCTGACAGGATCCGACCTTGTAGACTTAAAAAACCTGCAGGATAAAATTGAAAGTTCTATTCCTTTTATAAGCAGCCTTGTGATCTCTGGAGGAGAACCGCTTATACAAAAAAATGCGGTCAAAGAACTGGCAAAGTTTGCTAAGAAGAAAGGATTGCTTATTGGCATTCATACCAACGGTTTTTTTCCACAGGTAATTGAGGAGCTTCTGCAGGAATCGTTGGTGGATAGTTTTTTCCTGGATATCAAGGCTCCTCTGGATGACCCTGAAGCTTATGGAAAAGTTATAGGTTGTGAGGAATATAACCTGACCTTGGAACCAAAGGAAGTTATAGAAAGAATAATAAAGAGCCTTCGAATCATTTCCAAAAGTAATGTAGATCTGGAAGTGAGAACTACTGTTATACCCGGCCTTGTGGGCAGCAAGCAAGATATTGATTCTATAAGTCGATTTATATCATCTTACATTAAAAATAGAGATATACCTTACGTAATACAACAGGGACTGCCTGAAAATGCCATGTATGAACATTTAAGAGAGATAAAACCATTTTCCAGAGAAGAATTGCTTGAAATGGCAAAAGCTGCGCATCCATTTCTGCATAATGTTTGGATAAGGACAAAAGAAGCGGGTAATGAGCAGGTTAACTTCGAATTCAGTTGA
- the nrdD gene encoding anaerobic ribonucleoside-triphosphate reductase: MTLPQKQAVQKTLDGHSISVMPKVRTTDGHMVEWDRNIVVNQLIKETGLAARFHNKPGITKETAQEIAKDTERRIRQMDLKFLSGPLIREMVNMILLERGHVEWRNVSTRVGTPVYDACAIDLGSGFEAKDNANLQENAETSHKKKADKISKEQYLLLLPTGLADLHLNGDLHIHDLEYMGTRAFCQDWDLRYFFYYGLMPDGSGAKASVAGPAMKAEVAILHAVKALGSAQTNFAGGQGFYNFLTFLAPYFEGKSYKDIEQLMQMFVYEMTQMMVARGGQVVFSSVQLSPGVPKLWKNIPIVYKGKVHDGTNGTARRAYGEFEREVRLGFSALMNVMLQGDNWGKPFNFPKPEISIEPDFMQEDEMFNRAHPELPTYDGLYTLAFELAAKFGTPYFDNQLPEYRGAGEGISCYQCCAYQFSANAEADDSFEDKLHFKDGKHFSMGSWQVVTLNCPRAAYRANGDDKALFADLKSLMDQAIKVFATKRQWMESIIENDRMPFATQRPKDPITGKKGSIAVDIDSLVYTIGVVGINEMVQYHTGNQIHESKAAFKFAIRVMTELEMYARELGQKHGIEIALARTPAETTGQRFAVSDLLHEEYADSVKQVVQGDLEKALAKVKDTHDLPIYYTNGTHVPPGADISLADRIKIEHVFFPIVDGGNICHIWLGEGSPDPNGLKEFAMNIAKNTQVGYFTFTKDMTVCLNDFHMMSGLKDVCENCGSSNVEQMSRVTGYIQSVSGWNAAKKQELADRKRYKVAGIA; the protein is encoded by the coding sequence ATGACGCTACCTCAAAAACAGGCCGTACAAAAGACCCTTGATGGCCATTCCATATCCGTCATGCCAAAAGTGCGTACTACTGACGGGCACATGGTGGAATGGGATCGTAATATAGTGGTCAACCAACTGATAAAGGAAACTGGACTTGCCGCAAGGTTCCACAACAAACCGGGTATAACCAAAGAAACAGCCCAGGAAATTGCAAAGGATACCGAGAGGCGTATCAGGCAAATGGACCTCAAGTTCCTTTCAGGCCCCCTTATAAGAGAAATGGTCAATATGATCCTGTTGGAGCGTGGACATGTAGAGTGGAGAAATGTTTCCACCAGAGTAGGTACTCCTGTATATGATGCCTGCGCTATAGACCTGGGTTCCGGCTTTGAGGCAAAGGACAATGCAAATCTGCAAGAAAATGCAGAAACTTCACACAAAAAGAAGGCAGACAAGATTTCCAAGGAACAATACTTGCTCTTGTTACCAACCGGGCTTGCAGACCTGCACCTTAATGGCGACCTGCACATTCACGATCTGGAATATATGGGAACACGTGCCTTCTGTCAGGACTGGGACCTGAGATATTTCTTCTACTACGGCCTTATGCCTGATGGGTCCGGTGCCAAGGCCAGTGTTGCAGGACCGGCTATGAAAGCAGAGGTTGCCATCCTGCATGCAGTAAAAGCATTGGGAAGCGCCCAGACCAACTTCGCCGGAGGACAGGGATTCTATAATTTCCTGACATTCCTTGCGCCTTACTTTGAAGGAAAGAGTTACAAGGACATTGAACAGCTTATGCAGATGTTCGTGTACGAGATGACACAGATGATGGTAGCTCGTGGAGGACAAGTAGTATTCTCCTCAGTTCAATTGTCGCCGGGTGTGCCAAAGCTTTGGAAAAATATACCTATAGTATACAAGGGCAAGGTGCATGACGGCACCAATGGCACAGCTAGGCGCGCATACGGAGAGTTTGAACGTGAAGTAAGGCTAGGATTTTCAGCCCTCATGAATGTTATGCTTCAGGGAGATAATTGGGGCAAGCCGTTTAACTTCCCCAAGCCGGAGATTTCCATTGAACCTGATTTTATGCAGGAAGATGAGATGTTCAACCGTGCTCACCCAGAACTTCCTACCTACGATGGGTTGTACACCTTGGCATTCGAACTGGCTGCAAAGTTTGGTACACCTTACTTTGATAACCAATTGCCTGAATATAGAGGAGCTGGAGAAGGCATTTCATGCTACCAGTGCTGTGCATATCAGTTCTCTGCTAACGCAGAAGCAGATGACAGCTTTGAGGACAAGCTTCATTTCAAGGACGGGAAACATTTCTCCATGGGTTCATGGCAGGTAGTGACACTTAACTGTCCAAGAGCAGCATACAGAGCAAATGGTGACGATAAGGCCCTGTTTGCCGACCTAAAGAGCCTCATGGACCAGGCGATCAAGGTCTTTGCAACCAAAAGGCAATGGATGGAAAGTATAATAGAGAACGACAGAATGCCCTTTGCAACCCAGCGTCCAAAGGATCCTATAACTGGCAAGAAGGGCTCAATAGCAGTGGACATTGACTCTCTGGTATACACCATTGGTGTCGTGGGTATAAACGAAATGGTACAGTACCACACAGGTAACCAGATCCACGAGTCAAAAGCTGCTTTTAAGTTCGCTATAAGAGTAATGACAGAACTCGAAATGTATGCACGTGAGCTGGGACAGAAACATGGAATTGAGATAGCACTTGCGAGAACACCTGCGGAAACCACAGGACAGAGATTCGCTGTATCCGACCTGCTACATGAAGAATATGCAGATAGTGTGAAGCAGGTTGTTCAGGGCGATCTAGAGAAAGCTCTAGCAAAGGTAAAGGATACACATGACCTTCCCATATATTACACCAATGGAACTCATGTGCCACCAGGTGCTGACATCTCCCTTGCAGACAGAATAAAGATAGAACATGTGTTCTTCCCCATAGTGGATGGAGGTAACATTTGTCATATATGGCTGGGAGAAGGTTCACCGGATCCAAATGGACTGAAAGAATTCGCTATGAACATTGCTAAGAACACACAGGTAGGGTACTTCACATTCACCAAGGACATGACAGTCTGCCTGAACGATTTCCACATGATGTCTGGACTTAAGGATGTCTGTGAGAACTGTGGTTCTTCCAACGTAGAGCAAATGTCCAGGGTCACTGGGTATATCCAATCTGTCAGCGGCTGGAATGCTGCAAAAAAGCAGGAACTAGCAGACAGGAAGCGGTATAAAGTAGCTGGAATAGCCTGA
- a CDS encoding glutaredoxin domain-containing protein — translation MPEVIIYTTKTCPKCELLKKALKESGVVFKTTDMSTPEALTELRVNGIFTITAPVLQVDEEFLTHDELFNGMEIKREAIDNLL, via the coding sequence ATGCCAGAAGTTATTATATATACAACAAAAACCTGCCCTAAGTGTGAACTGCTTAAAAAGGCTCTCAAAGAGAGTGGCGTGGTTTTCAAGACCACTGACATGTCCACTCCGGAAGCTCTCACAGAACTGAGGGTCAATGGAATATTCACTATTACAGCCCCTGTATTGCAGGTAGATGAGGAATTCCTTACCCATGACGAGTTGTTCAATGGCATGGAAATAAAAAGAGAAGCAATTGACAATTTACTCTAA
- the radB gene encoding DNA repair and recombination protein RadB produces the protein MSGCKSLDELLEGGLEAGVVTQFFGEAGSGKTNLCLQLAIRCVAQGKKVIIIDTEGISPSRFKQIAGERAKEIAQQIIIYEPHTFEEQHAAVRELEKVIKENIGLIIVDSATAFYRFELEQDDSAMRARRELGSQIGFLHSLARKYGMVVVITNQVYTDIPSGILRPVGGNIIEHISKTIIQLERLGDGKRRAVLRKHRSLPEGISCEFTITAEGVE, from the coding sequence ATGTCTGGCTGCAAATCACTTGACGAGCTCCTTGAAGGTGGGCTAGAAGCCGGAGTTGTGACCCAGTTTTTTGGAGAAGCTGGCAGTGGAAAAACAAATTTGTGTCTTCAGCTTGCCATCAGATGTGTTGCTCAAGGTAAGAAAGTCATTATCATTGATACTGAAGGCATTTCTCCTAGCAGGTTTAAACAGATAGCAGGAGAGCGGGCAAAAGAAATAGCGCAGCAGATAATAATCTATGAACCTCATACCTTTGAAGAGCAGCATGCAGCGGTAAGAGAGCTTGAAAAGGTTATCAAGGAGAATATTGGTCTCATTATTGTTGATTCTGCGACTGCTTTTTATAGGTTTGAACTGGAACAGGATGATTCTGCTATGCGTGCAAGGCGTGAACTTGGAAGCCAGATAGGTTTCCTGCATAGCCTTGCACGAAAATATGGCATGGTTGTGGTCATAACTAATCAGGTATATACGGATATTCCTTCAGGCATCCTGCGGCCAGTTGGGGGTAATATTATTGAACATATATCCAAGACTATTATCCAGTTAGAACGCCTGGGTGACGGAAAACGAAGAGCAGTTCTTAGGAAGCACCGTTCGCTGCCTGAAGGCATCAGTTGTGAGTTTACCATCACTGCCGAAGGGGTTGAATAA
- a CDS encoding methyltransferase domain-containing protein, with protein sequence MENGEMVLLRTFLKEKPREFIVCVSDDSFHCDFGIIELAELANLSPGDVICSHRGQEFIVQKPRMPDMFRHAQRSGAPMMPKDIGMVIAYTGLCKNDVVLDAGTGSGILSMYLGSIAKKVITYEIKEDFANLARKNISKAGLDNVEVRCGNIVEEIGKIEEKFDVVTLDTINSPEVIPKVRRVLVPGGFVVTYSPFIEQTIMIRKAMDASGPWDVMTLEFIERPLSVSERGTRPATSGVGHTGYITIARI encoded by the coding sequence ATGGAAAATGGAGAAATGGTACTATTGAGGACATTCCTCAAAGAAAAGCCCAGAGAATTCATAGTTTGTGTTTCTGATGATTCTTTTCACTGCGATTTTGGCATTATTGAGCTGGCAGAACTTGCCAACCTGTCACCAGGAGATGTAATCTGTTCTCACAGAGGACAAGAATTCATTGTGCAGAAGCCACGTATGCCGGATATGTTTAGACATGCACAGCGTTCCGGCGCCCCCATGATGCCTAAGGACATAGGAATGGTTATTGCATACACAGGGCTTTGTAAAAATGATGTGGTACTTGATGCAGGAACAGGTTCCGGCATTCTATCCATGTACCTTGGGTCCATTGCTAAAAAGGTCATTACTTATGAAATAAAAGAAGATTTTGCAAACCTTGCACGAAAAAATATTTCAAAAGCTGGCCTGGACAATGTGGAAGTGCGCTGTGGAAACATAGTTGAAGAAATCGGTAAGATCGAAGAAAAGTTCGATGTTGTTACCCTTGATACTATTAATTCCCCTGAAGTCATCCCAAAAGTACGAAGAGTGCTTGTCCCAGGTGGTTTTGTGGTGACATATTCCCCATTCATAGAACAGACTATAATGATACGCAAAGCAATGGATGCATCAGGACCCTGGGATGTTATGACCCTGGAATTCATTGAAAGACCGTTATCCGTATCAGAAAGAGGTACAAGGCCTGCAACAAGTGGAGTAGGGCATACGGGTTATATCACTATTGCCAGAATATGA
- a CDS encoding PGF-pre-PGF domain-containing protein, with the protein MYIKSCRLVHFGIVLLILTSMVGICLADNVNLRFVSQFSGSVNEVTIGGNYAYLGEGKEFVILDISNLVNPVEVGRVTTPSLIYDITISNNYAYVADDSTGLLIIDISDPAKPSIKAIFNTGTYARDVVVSDNYAYVADSCHDCDVSSLVVMDISNPLIPIFKGIYNTAGNAESVAISNNYAYVADGDNGLEVLDIRNPAIPTLKGGYNTVGHAYDIAVAGNYAYLADGSSGFLIIDLTNPAEPTLKGSYETSGSAENIAISGSYAYSCDSSSSLVVIDFSNPNAPALSGSYDTDGSVENIEVDEKYAYVADSVNGLVILQMEIASTGSDTIPPASVTDLKDNTIGASWINWTWVNPNDADFSHAMVYLDDVFVTNTSEEYYNATGLFEGTTHTISIKTTDTSGNTNPEVVSNAATTASSIPLPTDMVPPASVTGLEENGTDSKWINWTWINPTDSDFSHVMVYIDGKFVANTTDSSINFYNATELSKGTIYTIALQTVDTSGNINSTLINDSATALKTPKVSNLSGTNITKNSITLEWEYSEDATQVRIGRDGAILGNISGSTFYIDGNLSSGKSYNYTLIPFNEAGLEGNAVSVILKTKSSSKSGGGGGSSSSKSSGGGSGGAVSVEDFSNLALKDVSNAYLKIDTNVTYEFTKEVNPIQSISFYSLKNSGQITSTVEVLNNKSKLANSTPEGSIYKYVNIWVGKAGFATASNIKDAQIKFKVNSSWIQAMGLNPEDVKLQRYNGTSWEVLPTSLESNDAGYVVYEAQTLGFSPFAITAEKKLSSPKNSEIKAQNVGSNTTSVAKETKAPGFGVLFSIVGLFVVAYLIRKS; encoded by the coding sequence ATGTACATCAAATCATGTAGATTAGTTCACTTCGGAATTGTATTGTTAATTTTAACATCAATGGTTGGAATCTGCTTAGCAGACAATGTTAATTTGAGATTCGTTAGCCAATTTAGCGGGAGTGTCAATGAAGTCACAATAGGTGGTAACTACGCATATCTTGGAGAAGGAAAAGAGTTTGTTATACTGGATATTAGTAATCTAGTCAATCCGGTAGAAGTTGGAAGAGTAACCACTCCATCCTTAATATATGACATTACTATATCAAACAATTATGCTTATGTAGCTGATGACAGCACTGGTCTTTTGATCATAGATATCAGTGATCCTGCTAAGCCTTCCATAAAAGCTATTTTTAATACCGGTACTTATGCACGTGATGTTGTAGTGTCAGACAATTATGCATATGTAGCTGATTCTTGTCATGATTGTGATGTAAGCAGTCTTGTGGTCATGGACATCTCTAATCCATTAATACCCATATTTAAAGGTATTTATAATACTGCTGGAAATGCAGAAAGTGTTGCTATATCAAACAATTATGCGTATGTGGCCGATGGTGACAATGGACTTGAAGTTCTAGACATCAGAAATCCTGCTATACCAACGCTTAAAGGTGGGTATAATACTGTGGGTCATGCGTATGATATTGCTGTAGCTGGCAATTATGCATACTTGGCTGATGGCAGCAGTGGTTTTTTGATCATAGATCTCACTAATCCTGCTGAACCCACGCTTAAAGGCAGCTATGAAACTTCTGGTTCTGCAGAAAATATTGCAATATCTGGCAGCTATGCTTATTCATGTGACAGTAGCAGCAGTCTAGTGGTTATAGACTTTAGTAATCCTAATGCTCCCGCTCTTTCAGGTAGTTATGATACAGATGGTTCTGTAGAAAATATTGAAGTAGACGAAAAATATGCGTATGTAGCTGATTCTGTCAATGGTCTTGTTATACTTCAGATGGAAATTGCATCAACTGGATCTGATACAATACCTCCAGCATCTGTAACTGATTTAAAAGATAATACTATAGGTGCAAGCTGGATTAATTGGACATGGGTAAACCCCAATGACGCTGATTTCAGCCATGCGATGGTATACCTTGACGATGTATTTGTCACAAATACATCTGAAGAATATTATAATGCAACTGGCTTGTTTGAAGGGACTACACATACAATAAGTATCAAAACCACCGACACTTCCGGGAACACCAATCCTGAAGTAGTATCCAATGCTGCAACTACAGCATCTTCAATTCCTTTACCGACAGATATGGTACCTCCGGCATCTGTAACCGGACTTGAGGAAAATGGCACTGATTCAAAATGGATTAACTGGACTTGGATAAATCCCACAGATTCTGACTTCAGTCATGTAATGGTATATATTGATGGGAAATTTGTTGCTAATACAACTGACAGTTCTATTAATTTCTATAATGCTACAGAATTGTCAAAAGGCACTATTTACACAATAGCCTTACAAACAGTCGATACTTCAGGTAATATTAATTCTACCCTGATAAATGATTCCGCTACAGCACTAAAAACTCCTAAAGTTTCAAATCTATCTGGAACAAATATCACAAAGAATTCTATTACGTTGGAGTGGGAATACTCTGAGGATGCTACGCAAGTAAGAATAGGCCGTGATGGTGCTATCCTTGGCAATATAAGCGGTTCAACATTTTACATAGATGGCAATCTGAGCAGTGGCAAGAGTTATAATTACACTCTTATTCCATTCAATGAGGCAGGATTAGAAGGCAATGCAGTGAGTGTTATCTTGAAAACTAAGTCGTCAAGTAAGAGTGGCGGAGGAGGCGGCAGTAGTAGCTCAAAGAGCAGTGGTGGCGGAAGTGGAGGTGCAGTCTCTGTAGAAGACTTTTCAAACCTTGCACTTAAAGATGTTTCGAATGCTTACCTGAAAATCGATACAAATGTCACCTATGAGTTCACAAAGGAAGTAAATCCCATACAATCGATCAGTTTCTATTCACTCAAGAACTCTGGACAGATTACATCAACTGTAGAAGTACTTAACAACAAATCAAAATTGGCTAACAGTACTCCTGAAGGATCAATATATAAATATGTCAATATTTGGGTTGGTAAAGCCGGATTTGCAACAGCATCTAATATTAAAGATGCGCAGATCAAGTTTAAGGTGAACAGTTCGTGGATACAAGCTATGGGCTTAAATCCCGAGGACGTAAAGTTACAGAGATATAACGGAACTTCATGGGAGGTATTGCCCACTTCTTTGGAAAGCAATGATGCAGGTTATGTAGTATATGAAGCTCAGACTCTGGGATTCTCCCCGTTTGCGATCACTGCTGAAAAGAAACTTTCGTCTCCTAAAAATAGTGAGATTAAAGCCCAAAATGTGGGTTCTAACACTACATCTGTAGCCAAGGAAACTAAAGCTCCGGGCTTTGGAGTACTATTTTCAATTGTAGGTCTGTTTGTAGTTGCATACCTTATCAGGAAAAGCTAA